A genomic window from Triticum urartu cultivar G1812 chromosome 7, Tu2.1, whole genome shotgun sequence includes:
- the LOC125524743 gene encoding glutathione S-transferase T3-like produces MDTDQSFLDILDFGYTQTQLESPIEEQATPSTQHRSAITEKGKSNKGNNWSSDEDKVLIAAWANTSLDIVGTDQNRDAYWDRISEYYNTHKESSWPERNANAINCRYTMINRETSKFCGCLQQILNRQESGRTIQEKTNDAHILFKEMDLKKKKPFTLMHCYVEFSKYPKWQTREVETSLKKQKKTIDASPGTATNDPADASSVRTDATSIHTDALEHEKRPDGVKRDKRGKADDSACKLSLETVWAAKLEKDEIKEAARNACYAQQLELRKEEIALKKNEDARNEREDARRQFELDERIMLIDTSGMTDVQKQFYQAKQKEILARGLG; encoded by the exons ATGGATACTGACCAAAGCTTCTTGGACATCCTTGATTTTGGTTACACGCAAACACAACTAGAAAGTCCAATTGAAGAGCAGGCAACTCCATCAACTCAGCATCGTTCTGCAATAACAGAGAAAGGAAAATCCAACAAAGGCAATAATTGGTCTAGTGATGAGGACAAGGTTCTCATAGCAGCATGGGCAAATACAAGTTTGGATATTGTTGGGACAGATCAAAACCGGGATGCTTATTGGGATAGAATTTCAGAGTACTACAACACACACAAGGAATCATCATGGCCGGAGCGTAATGCTAATGCAATCAATTGCCGTTACACAATGATTAACAGAGAGACCTCTAAATTTTGTGGTTGCCTTCAGCAGATTTTAAATAGGCAAGAAAGTGGAAGGACTATACAAGAAAAG ACAAACGATGCACACATTTTGTTCAAGGAAATGGATCTTAAAAAAAAGAAGCCTTTCACACTGATGCATTGCTATGTAGAGTTTTCGAAGTATCCAAAGTGGCAGACAAGAGAAGTTGAAACTTCTCTTAAGAAACAAAAGAAGACCATTGATGCAAGTCCGGGCACAGCCACCAATGATCCGGCTGATGCATCCTCGGTACGTACTGATGCTACCTCGATACACACTGATGCTCTTGAACATGAGAAAAGACCTGATGGTGTGAAGAGGGACAAGAGAGGTAAAGCTGATGACAGTGCTTGCAAGCTGTCATTAGAAACTGTGTGGGCAGCAAAGCTAGAGAAGGATGAGATCAAAGAGGCGGCAAGAAATGCTTGCTATGCACAACAATTGGAATTGCGAAAAGAGGAGATTGCACTCAAAAAGAATGAGGATGCACGAAACGAGAGGGAGGATGCACGGAGACAGTTTGAATTAGATGAGAGGATCATGCTCATCGACACAAGTGGTATGACTGATGTTCAAAAGCAGTTCTACCAAGCTAAGCAGAAGGAGATCCTTGCTCGCGGCCTAGGGTAA